A region of Streptomyces sp. NBC_01750 DNA encodes the following proteins:
- a CDS encoding NAD(P)/FAD-dependent oxidoreductase produces the protein MPTGKSPDVVVIGAGVIGAACAYYAARSGLAVTVIDRGPVAGGTTGAGEGNLLVSDKEPGPELELALLSAALWRELAEVLPREVEFEAKGGLVVANDENRLTALREFAATQSAAGVEAMDVPGASLHELEPHLARGLAGAVHYPQDAQVQPALAAAHLLHASGAGVRLGEEVTGILTGSSGGIRGVRTASGDLHAPYVVNAAGTWGSSVADMAGVPLPVLPRRGFVLVTEPVPRLVRHKVYAADYVADVASGSAGLQTSAVVEGTPAGPILIGASRERVGFDRSLSVDALHRLAAQATSLFPVLAGVRAMRTYAGFRPYLPDHLPAIGPDPRVPGLLHACGHEGAGIGLAPATGLLVTTVLTGGELPMDTHPFAPDRFGDPR, from the coding sequence GTGCCCACAGGAAAATCCCCGGACGTCGTCGTCATCGGGGCCGGGGTGATCGGCGCGGCCTGCGCCTACTACGCCGCCCGGTCCGGCCTCGCCGTCACCGTGATCGACCGCGGCCCCGTCGCGGGTGGCACGACCGGTGCGGGTGAAGGCAATCTGCTCGTCTCCGACAAGGAGCCCGGCCCCGAACTGGAACTGGCGTTGCTGTCCGCCGCACTGTGGCGTGAGCTCGCCGAAGTGCTCCCCCGGGAGGTCGAGTTCGAGGCCAAGGGCGGACTCGTCGTGGCCAACGACGAGAACCGGCTGACCGCGCTGAGAGAGTTCGCCGCGACGCAGTCGGCGGCCGGGGTCGAAGCCATGGACGTACCTGGCGCCTCGCTGCACGAACTGGAGCCGCACCTGGCGCGGGGACTGGCGGGAGCGGTCCACTATCCTCAGGACGCACAGGTCCAGCCCGCGCTCGCGGCGGCACATCTGCTGCACGCCTCCGGCGCCGGTGTGCGCCTCGGTGAGGAGGTCACCGGGATCCTCACAGGATCCTCGGGCGGGATTCGGGGCGTGCGGACCGCCTCCGGGGACCTGCACGCCCCGTATGTCGTCAACGCGGCGGGCACCTGGGGAAGTTCGGTGGCCGACATGGCGGGTGTTCCGCTCCCTGTCCTGCCCCGGCGGGGCTTCGTCCTCGTCACGGAGCCCGTCCCGCGCCTGGTGCGGCACAAGGTGTACGCGGCGGACTATGTGGCTGATGTGGCCAGCGGTTCGGCCGGGCTCCAGACCTCGGCCGTGGTCGAGGGCACCCCGGCGGGCCCCATCCTGATCGGAGCGAGCCGCGAACGGGTCGGCTTCGACCGTTCGCTCTCGGTGGACGCCCTGCACCGCCTGGCCGCACAGGCGACCAGCCTCTTCCCGGTACTGGCGGGCGTACGCGCGATGCGCACATACGCGGGCTTCCGCCCGTACCTGCCCGACCACCTCCCCGCCATCGGCCCCGACCCCAGGGTTCCGGGCCTCCTCCACGCCTGCGGCCACGAAGGCGCGGGCATCGGCCTGGCCCCGGCCACGGGCCTGCTCGTCACGACCGTCCTGACGGGCGGCGAACTCCCCATGGATACACACCCCTTCGCCCCGGACCGCTTCGGAGACCCGCGGTGA